AGAGAATAAAATGAGTTTACTTTAACTAAGTTAAGAAATGCAATCAACATCctactgatttttttttctacttgAGCAAATCATAGTTCTTTCTCTGTAAGCTCCCTCATTTTACAAGTTTTAAAAGCAGATATATAGTGCAGGCAACATATTATATAAGAGTGAGGCTCCATCGTCTCCAATGCATACAACAAAGTTCTGTGTTGCATTCTTAACTATCGGCTGCAGGCTCCTCAAGAAGAAAGCAAGAGTGGACTATGTCTTCCTTGCAGATTGCAAGTCTCATTTTTCTACTCATTCTTCTGTCCTGGACAGTCCAAGGACAACATAAAACAACGTTTGACTTCATTGTAGCAACGGATGGCAATGGAAACTATAGCAAGATCATGGATGCAATCGCAGCTGCTCCAAAGCTCAGTGCTAGGAAATTCATCATCAAAATTGAAAAAGGAATTTATACTGAAAATGTCCTCGTTGAAGATGACAAAACAAATATCATTTTCATCGGTGATGGCATTGATAAAACAATTATCTCTGGGAGTAGAAGCGCTGGAGGAGGCTACAAGACATACGACACAGCTACGTTAGGTAAAATTTTTGACAGATTCTACTTAATTGTAACTTGATGCATCTGAAAGTGTAAAGAAGATTGAATGAGATTTCATAAATCTGACAACCAAATTATTTTTAGTTAGGGATTCATGGTAATGGGTTCATGGCaatggacatgacaattgaaaATACAGCTGGGGCAGCAAATATGCAAGCTGTTGCACTCCGCAGCAGTGCTCGATCAGTCTTTTACCGTTGCAAATTTTCTGGGTATCAAGATACGCTTTACTCTCATCAGCGCAAGCAATTTTACAGGAAATGTGAAATTTATGGGACAATAGATTTCATTTTTGGGGATGCAAGTGTGGTTCTTCAGAACTGTGGTATTTATGCCCGTCTTCCTCCAAAAGGTGAATCAAACACAATAACTATCACAGCACAGGGGAGAAATAAATCTACTGAAAACTCAGGGATAGTAATTCAAAATTGTACTATAACAGCAGCCGATGATCTTAAGAGAAGTGGATCATCATTAATCAAATCATATCTTGGAAGGCCATGGAAGGAATACTCAACAacaatagtcatgcaaagcttTATAGACAATATCATAGACCCCGCTGGATGGTTAGAGTGGGAGAATAACAAAACCAATTTGGCAACCATATTCTATGCAGAATATGGAAATAGAGGACCTGGAGCTGCTACAAATAGAAGAGTCAAATGGACCAGCTACCACAAAATTAATAGACGTGAGGCCATGAAATTCACTGTTAGGAACTTTATCTCAGGAAATGAATGGCTTCCATCTCTAGGAATTCCATTCTTTCTTGATCTCATGTAATCAGATAGTGTTAATCAaagaaattaatagtaaaagtaCATAGTATATTTGTATAAGAAAATTGACAGGATATGGTAAGAAATGCAGcaaaagtaaatattgatattttattatttcatagcTATCAAATATAGGGTTTCCAAGCAAGTATTGCCCATAAGAGAGAATCAATTACCAAGGTTGCTTAACATGTCAAGAGCTATTGTACAAAGTTGTTCAAAATGATCATTCCAAGCAGCTAATGCAGGCGGCACATCAGTTTTAGGTTCTTCAGAAAATGAATCTAGACAAGTCTCTGGAGCATCATAAGCAGCAGAAAGATAGCTATTTACATCGTTAAACTTGTTCCGTCCTAAAAGCTTTATTGCACCTGGTAAATTTATAACCACAGCAAGCTCATAGTTTTCCACGCACACATGAAGACAACTCTTTAAACCTTTGTCTTTGGTCTCATTATACATCTTCTTTATTTTGATAAATGCTCCTCTGCCAAAGACTAAACTAGCTTCTAGGGTTATCTGAGTAAGGCCTTTAAGATCAGCATTAGAGCTACGAGGATCTGATCTCAGCGTTTTCACGCAAAGATCATAGTACTCggttttcttgcatgtttcctCGATAATGTCTGCTCCTTGTACGCTTGTTGACGTggagaaataaaaaagaaacagaaacatgagaaatttcattttttattttttcttgaaACTGAATAAGAAATACAGCAAAGTATGATTATTGAAGTTTTACGGTATAACATAGAAGAGGGAAAATCCCTGTATATATAACCAGAAGACGAACTTGGCATAATCAAGCAAGaatttttatcacattaaattaaatgatttgCTTCCTTTATATAACGCATCTGCCTTAAATGTTATTAAGAGTAATTCCATGAATATTAGTAATTCATTCAttaattttgaagattttattattattattattaagaaataTTATGTTGGAAGTTTAATTCGTTTTGTATTCTTGATTGGAGttgaatttggatttttttttttaatatatacattTTTGCAATTATGTTGTTTCCTAAAATATTTAACGAAAATCGCGATACTGAATAAggaaatatgtaaaattaaaaaatatatattgggataaaacccaaaaTTCACTGTTGGGAATTTTTTTAATCAGTTCTAATGATTACCTGAAATTTTGTATGGATGGTATTATAGAAAAGTAATATCTGAACATTAATATtcataatatct
This region of Manihot esculenta cultivar AM560-2 chromosome 10, M.esculenta_v8, whole genome shotgun sequence genomic DNA includes:
- the LOC110624986 gene encoding pectinesterase 2, with translation MSSLQIASLIFLLILLSWTVQGQHKTTFDFIVATDGNGNYSKIMDAIAAAPKLSARKFIIKIEKGIYTENVLVEDDKTNIIFIGDGIDKTIISGSRSAGGGYKTYDTATLGIHGNGFMAMDMTIENTAGAANMQAVALRSSARSVFYRCKFSGYQDTLYSHQRKQFYRKCEIYGTIDFIFGDASVVLQNCGIYARLPPKGESNTITITAQGRNKSTENSGIVIQNCTITAADDLKRSGSSLIKSYLGRPWKEYSTTIVMQSFIDNIIDPAGWLEWENNKTNLATIFYAEYGNRGPGAATNRRVKWTSYHKINRREAMKFTVRNFISGNEWLPSLGIPFFLDLM
- the LOC110624985 gene encoding pectinesterase inhibitor, with amino-acid sequence MDYGFFADSAGCKSHFSTHSSVLDSPRTEEFTVQGADIIEETCKKTEYYDLCVKTLRSDPRSSNADLKGLTQITLEASLVFGRGAFIKIKKMYNETKDKGLKSCLHVCVENYELAVVINLPGAIKLLGRNKFNDVNSYLSAAYDAPETCLDSFSEEPKTDVPPALAAWNDHFEQLCTIALDMLSNLGN